Proteins encoded by one window of Streptacidiphilus sp. PB12-B1b:
- a CDS encoding endonuclease/exonuclease/phosphatase family protein has protein sequence MADVDTRPAPGSRSRWARLPGTARWGRDAKGRSTWRRGWIIAVLALLDACLLAFHTEVPNSFGNFGSLLETFLPWVGLAVPVLLVPALLRRSATALVALLVPTLLWVNLFGALLTDKSGGAWDFTVVQHNVWAYNKNIPQTVSVLEASNADVISLVEVSGSQLPVFEKDLAAKYPYRAVEGTVGLWSKDPLTDTEPVDIKIGWVRALRTTVETPQGHVAVYVAHLPSVRVHFDGGFTANQRDASAEALGQALASEPLSRVILLGDLNGTMNDGSLAPVTSQMRSAQGSAGSGFGFSYPAEFPMTRIDQILTRGVTPTDAWTLPRTGSDHLPIGAHIEL, from the coding sequence ATGGCAGACGTAGACACGAGGCCGGCGCCCGGAAGCCGCAGCCGCTGGGCGCGGCTGCCGGGCACCGCGCGCTGGGGGCGCGACGCCAAGGGCCGCAGCACCTGGCGGCGCGGCTGGATCATCGCCGTGCTGGCCCTGCTCGACGCCTGCCTGCTGGCCTTCCACACCGAGGTGCCGAACAGCTTCGGCAACTTCGGCAGCCTGCTGGAGACCTTCCTGCCGTGGGTGGGGCTGGCCGTCCCGGTGCTGCTGGTGCCCGCGCTGCTGCGCCGCTCGGCGACGGCCCTGGTGGCGCTGCTGGTGCCGACGCTGCTGTGGGTGAACCTGTTCGGAGCACTGCTCACCGACAAGAGCGGTGGTGCGTGGGACTTCACCGTGGTCCAGCACAACGTCTGGGCCTACAACAAGAACATCCCGCAGACCGTGTCGGTGCTGGAGGCCTCCAACGCCGACGTCATCTCGCTGGTCGAGGTCAGCGGCAGCCAGCTGCCGGTGTTCGAGAAGGACCTGGCGGCCAAGTACCCCTACCGCGCCGTCGAGGGCACCGTCGGGCTGTGGTCCAAGGACCCGCTGACCGACACCGAGCCGGTGGACATCAAGATCGGCTGGGTCCGGGCGCTGCGCACCACCGTGGAGACCCCGCAGGGGCACGTCGCGGTGTACGTCGCGCACCTGCCCTCGGTGCGGGTGCACTTCGACGGCGGATTCACCGCCAACCAGCGGGACGCCAGCGCCGAGGCGCTGGGGCAGGCGCTGGCGTCCGAGCCGCTGTCCCGGGTGATCCTGCTGGGCGACCTCAACGGCACCATGAACGACGGCAGCCTGGCCCCGGTCACCTCGCAGATGCGGTCGGCCCAGGGCTCGGCCGGGTCCGGCTTCGGATTCAGCTATCCGGCCGAGTTCCCGATGACCAGGATCGACCAGATCCTCACCCGCGGGGTCACCCCGACGGACGCCTGGACGCTGCCGCGGACCGGCAGCGACCACCTGCCGATCGGCGCCCACATCGAGCTGTGA
- the panB gene encoding 3-methyl-2-oxobutanoate hydroxymethyltransferase yields the protein MQNGSLSPAVAPSAPSAAAQTPAVAEKPPASLYGGVTSRRVTVRDLASAKQRGERWPMLTAYDALTASVFDEAGIPVLLVGDSAGNCHLGYETTVPVTMDQMVMLSAAVVRGTKRALIVADLPFGSYQESPGQALHNAARLMKEAGVGAVKLEGGERSAPAIELLVQAGVPVMAHLGLTPQSVHALGGYPVQGRGDEAAHQLLRDAKTVAAAGAFAVVLEAVPAELAAQVTASLQIPTVGIGAGADCDAQVLVWTDMAGMTAGRVPKFVKQYADLRAALGDAARAYAADVIGGEFPAAEHTFH from the coding sequence ATGCAGAACGGTTCGCTTTCGCCTGCCGTCGCACCTTCCGCTCCGTCCGCAGCAGCCCAGACGCCCGCCGTCGCCGAGAAGCCCCCGGCGAGCCTGTACGGCGGCGTCACCTCCCGCCGGGTGACCGTGCGGGATCTCGCCTCGGCCAAGCAGCGCGGCGAGCGCTGGCCGATGCTCACCGCCTACGACGCGCTGACCGCATCGGTCTTCGACGAGGCCGGGATCCCGGTGCTGCTGGTCGGGGACTCGGCGGGCAACTGTCACCTCGGCTACGAGACCACCGTCCCGGTGACCATGGACCAGATGGTGATGCTCTCCGCAGCCGTCGTCCGGGGCACCAAGCGCGCGCTGATCGTCGCCGACCTGCCGTTCGGCTCGTACCAGGAGTCCCCGGGTCAGGCGCTGCACAACGCCGCCCGGCTGATGAAGGAGGCGGGTGTCGGCGCGGTCAAGCTGGAGGGCGGCGAGCGCTCGGCGCCCGCCATCGAGCTGCTGGTGCAGGCCGGGGTGCCGGTGATGGCGCACCTGGGGCTGACCCCGCAGTCGGTGCACGCCCTGGGCGGCTACCCGGTGCAGGGCCGCGGCGACGAGGCGGCGCACCAGCTGCTGCGGGACGCCAAGACGGTCGCGGCGGCGGGTGCGTTCGCGGTGGTGCTGGAGGCGGTGCCGGCCGAGCTGGCGGCGCAGGTGACGGCCTCGCTGCAGATCCCGACCGTCGGCATCGGCGCGGGCGCGGACTGCGACGCGCAGGTCCTGGTGTGGACGGACATGGCGGGCATGACCGCCGGGCGGGTGCCGAAGTTCGTGAAGCAGTACGCGGACCTGCGGGCCGCCCTCGGCGACGCGGCCCGGGCGTACGCGGCCGACGTCATCGGCGGGGAGTTCCCGGCGGCGGAGCACACCTTCCACTGA
- a CDS encoding ATP-binding cassette domain-containing protein yields MTWSAGTAPAVEVRGLAKYYGETKALDGVDLTVREGTVRGVLGPNGAGKTTLVRILSTLVAADAGSATVTGWDVARQPRQLRRAIGLTGQYASVDEFLSGYENLYLIGRLLDLSAKGAKARAWELLERFSLTDAAKRPAKTYSGGMRRRLDLAASMIGQPRVLFLDEPTTGLDPRTRNEVWQEVQRMVAEGSTVLLTTQYMEEAEQLAHDLTVIDHGKVIADGSVDQLKRQVGGQTLTVRPARPEELERMVRCLADQGATADPVAGVLRLAVTDEEQLTAVVAALGGGGFGIAAIETRMPSLDEVFLSITGAPAAVPEQRAEQQRPEQQQDRQQQAEQRMEHVA; encoded by the coding sequence ATGACATGGAGCGCAGGAACTGCCCCGGCCGTCGAGGTACGGGGGCTGGCGAAGTACTACGGCGAGACCAAGGCGCTGGACGGCGTCGACCTGACGGTGCGGGAGGGCACCGTCCGGGGGGTCCTGGGACCGAACGGGGCGGGCAAGACCACGCTGGTCCGCATCCTCTCCACGCTGGTGGCGGCGGACGCGGGCAGCGCCACCGTGACCGGGTGGGACGTCGCCCGGCAGCCCCGGCAGCTGCGCCGGGCGATCGGGCTGACCGGGCAGTACGCCTCGGTGGACGAGTTCCTCTCGGGCTACGAGAACCTCTACCTCATCGGCCGGCTGCTGGACCTCTCGGCCAAGGGCGCCAAGGCCCGGGCGTGGGAGCTGCTGGAGCGGTTCTCGCTGACGGACGCCGCCAAGCGGCCCGCGAAGACGTACTCCGGCGGTATGCGCCGCCGGCTGGACCTGGCCGCCTCGATGATCGGGCAGCCGCGGGTGCTGTTCCTGGACGAGCCCACCACCGGCCTGGACCCGCGCACCCGTAACGAGGTGTGGCAGGAGGTCCAGCGGATGGTCGCGGAGGGCTCGACCGTGCTGCTGACCACCCAGTACATGGAGGAGGCCGAGCAGCTGGCGCACGACCTGACCGTGATCGACCACGGCAAGGTCATCGCCGACGGCAGCGTGGACCAGCTGAAGCGGCAGGTCGGCGGGCAGACGCTGACGGTGCGCCCGGCGCGGCCCGAGGAGCTGGAGCGCATGGTGCGCTGCCTGGCCGACCAGGGCGCGACGGCCGATCCGGTGGCGGGCGTGCTGCGGCTGGCCGTCACCGACGAGGAGCAGCTGACCGCCGTGGTGGCGGCGCTGGGCGGCGGCGGCTTCGGCATCGCCGCGATCGAGACCCGGATGCCCAGCCTGGACGAGGTGTTCCTGTCGATCACCGGCGCCCCGGCCGCGGTGCCGGAGCAGCGGGCCGA
- a CDS encoding transglycosylase domain-containing protein has translation MAAKRFGVHNPKVGFGVRMLGASVLAGALVAGLGIPAVGAIGLGAKSAANDFNDIPNDLAIPTLAQSSTIYDADGGVIAKVFPQDEDRTSVPLDRIAPIMQNALIDIEDHRFYQHGAIDLEGTLRALTKNASAGATTQGGSTLTQQYVKNVFIYEAGNDPSKLAEATRQTTGRKIQELRYAIKLEETLSKQQILDDYLNITYFGEHTYGVEEAAELYFSVHASQLTLTQAALLAGLEQSPSAYDPMVYPATALQRRNVVLAAMATYGTITQAQAAKAEAAPLGLKPTLPQTGCITAGQDEGFFCTYVEDVILQDPAFGRTAAARQALWNTGGLQIHTTLNPRDQAAENKAVSDNVRASNRKAAAATTMVQPGTGDILAMAQSRPYGNGPDQTEINYNADANDNGGEGFPTGSVFKAITAATALEQGIPLSYTIDAPAVADYPEMTDCSGTVHPAVSGDMNDTSKAPGEINMVQAMAASVNTYFVPLEQKVGLCNVVHMAQSLGLSYAGSPNGLVPLAQVQALTLGVNALTPLQIADAYAAFANNGVFCNAVALTKVVDSTGRSLPVPQADCHRVMQKSTAAGVNTLLASVVSDEGTGATVGIPWSDAGKTGTTNDDDQAWFAGYTKQISDATVMSNPDNPNHSLDPWETIDGVYYPNAFGYLTSGPIWKQAMSASMAGMPDIRLDFAPKPGDAASGPSDGGTDGGTDKGSPGKGGGSKGGKHHGGGKGGH, from the coding sequence ATGGCAGCTAAGCGCTTCGGTGTTCACAATCCCAAGGTCGGTTTCGGAGTTCGCATGCTGGGCGCCAGCGTGCTCGCGGGCGCGCTCGTCGCGGGCCTGGGCATACCCGCGGTGGGGGCCATCGGCCTGGGCGCCAAGTCCGCTGCCAACGACTTCAACGACATACCGAACGACCTGGCCATCCCGACCCTCGCGCAGTCGAGCACCATCTACGACGCGGACGGCGGGGTCATCGCCAAGGTCTTCCCGCAGGACGAGGACCGGACGTCGGTCCCGCTGGACCGGATCGCGCCGATCATGCAGAACGCGCTGATCGACATCGAGGACCACCGCTTCTACCAGCACGGCGCGATCGACCTGGAGGGCACCCTGCGGGCCCTGACGAAGAACGCCAGCGCCGGCGCCACCACCCAGGGCGGTTCGACCCTGACGCAGCAGTACGTGAAGAACGTGTTCATCTACGAGGCGGGCAACGACCCCTCCAAGCTGGCCGAGGCGACCCGGCAGACCACCGGCCGCAAGATCCAGGAGCTGCGCTACGCCATCAAGTTGGAGGAGACGCTGTCCAAGCAGCAGATCCTGGACGACTACCTGAACATCACCTACTTCGGCGAGCACACCTACGGCGTGGAGGAGGCCGCCGAGCTGTACTTCAGCGTCCACGCAAGCCAGTTGACGCTCACTCAGGCAGCCCTGCTGGCAGGTCTGGAGCAGTCGCCGTCGGCGTACGACCCGATGGTCTACCCCGCCACGGCGTTGCAGCGGCGCAATGTGGTGCTGGCCGCGATGGCCACCTACGGCACCATCACCCAGGCCCAGGCGGCCAAGGCGGAGGCCGCCCCGCTGGGCCTGAAGCCGACGCTGCCCCAGACCGGCTGCATCACCGCCGGGCAGGACGAGGGCTTCTTCTGCACCTACGTCGAGGACGTGATCCTCCAGGACCCGGCCTTCGGCAGGACGGCGGCGGCCCGGCAGGCGCTGTGGAACACCGGCGGCCTGCAGATCCACACCACGCTCAACCCCCGGGACCAGGCCGCCGAGAACAAGGCCGTCAGCGACAACGTCCGTGCCAGCAACCGGAAGGCGGCCGCCGCGACGACCATGGTCCAGCCCGGCACCGGCGACATCCTGGCCATGGCGCAGAGCCGCCCGTACGGCAACGGCCCCGACCAGACCGAGATCAACTACAACGCCGACGCGAACGACAACGGCGGCGAGGGCTTCCCGACCGGATCGGTGTTCAAGGCGATCACCGCCGCGACCGCGCTGGAGCAGGGCATCCCGCTCAGCTACACCATCGACGCGCCCGCCGTCGCCGACTACCCGGAGATGACGGACTGCTCGGGGACGGTCCACCCGGCCGTGAGCGGCGACATGAACGACACCTCCAAGGCCCCCGGCGAGATCAACATGGTGCAGGCCATGGCCGCCTCGGTGAACACCTACTTCGTGCCGCTGGAGCAGAAGGTGGGCCTGTGCAACGTCGTCCACATGGCGCAGAGCCTGGGCCTGAGCTACGCGGGCAGCCCCAACGGGCTGGTGCCGCTGGCCCAGGTGCAGGCGCTGACGCTGGGCGTGAACGCGCTCACCCCGCTGCAGATCGCCGACGCCTACGCGGCCTTCGCCAACAACGGGGTGTTCTGCAACGCGGTCGCGCTCACCAAGGTCGTCGACAGCACGGGCAGGAGCCTGCCGGTGCCGCAGGCCGACTGCCACCGGGTGATGCAGAAGAGCACCGCGGCCGGCGTGAACACCCTGCTGGCCTCGGTGGTCTCGGACGAGGGCACCGGCGCCACGGTCGGCATCCCGTGGTCGGACGCCGGTAAGACCGGTACCACCAACGACGACGACCAGGCGTGGTTCGCCGGCTACACCAAGCAGATCTCCGACGCGACGGTGATGTCCAACCCGGACAACCCGAACCACTCGCTGGACCCGTGGGAGACCATCGACGGCGTCTACTACCCCAACGCCTTCGGCTACCTCACCTCGGGCCCGATCTGGAAGCAGGCGATGTCCGCCTCCATGGCCGGCATGCCCGACATCCGCCTGGACTTCGCGCCGAAGCCCGGCGACGCGGCGAGCGGGCCCTCGGACGGCGGCACCGACGGCGGCACCGACAAGGGCAGCCCGGGCAAGGGCGGCGGCAGCAAGGGCGGCAAGCACCACGGCGGCGGCAAGGGCGGCCACTGA